One region of Eurosta solidaginis isolate ZX-2024a chromosome X, ASM4086904v1, whole genome shotgun sequence genomic DNA includes:
- the LOC137234821 gene encoding uncharacterized protein yields the protein MNQLLGDKNTYKVVRVDPTTKLQKKNNSIVNELYKGKHINYREKQQLASSAATAPRLYGLPKIHKPECPLRPISSSINVPCYELSIYLGKILTPLISEDYNIKNSFDLQNRLADVNVCNDDVKRSFWAGDGEVAILDLWEERAADLRSSRKNGHIYKEMANELAKLGYNYTARDIQVKIANFTQRYRKERVEMGPSGGSPSIWPFYARVNQIIGGFKANRFCELMLESIDESSTASSVPTTPSPQLTSTPSTPQPWSNPPSPLPGSSAIEPKKKKNIVSVHTKVMEKFEAVSVEITNYMKKSEENENKFMKIEEEKANALKETAQDNKEPKKAFVAINP from the exons ATGAACCAACTACTAGGCGACAAGAACACATACAAAGTCGTCAGAGTCGATCCCACAACAAaactgcaaaagaaaaacaatagcaTTGTGAACGAATTATACAAAGGAAAGCACATAAACTACAGAGAAAAACAACAGCTCGCAAGCTCGGCAGCAACCGCACCGAGACTTTATGGTTTACCCAAAATCCACAAACCCGAATGCCCCTTACGTCCAATTTCGTCTTCTATAAATGTTCCATGTTATGAATTGTCCATATATTTAGGAAAAATCTTGACGCCACTAATATCAGAAGActacaacattaaaaattcatttgacttgCAAAATAGATTAGCTGATGTAAATGTATGCAATGATGATGT AAAACGATCGTTTTGGGCTGGAGATGGCGAAGTGGCTATCCTGGATTTGTGGGAAGAGCGTGCTGCTGATCTTCGATCTTCGCGAAAGAATGGCCATATATATAAAGAGATGGCAAACGAGTTGGCAAAGTTAGGCTACAATTACACCGCTCGAGATATTCAAGTCAAGATCGCAAATTTTACCCAGCGATACCG CAAAGAAAGAGTGGAAATGGGTCCTTCGGGAGGATCACCGTCAATATGGCCGTTTTATGCCAGAGTGAATCAAATAATTGGTGGCTTTAAGGCCAATCGGTTTTGTGAACTTATGTTGGAGAGCATcgatg aaTCAAGTACCGCATCTTCAGTACCCACAACACCATCACCACAACTCACATCTACCCCTTCTACACCGCAGCCCTGGTCCAACCCACCGTCGCCACTACCAGGCTCGTCTGCGATCGaaccgaaaaagaaaaaaaatattgtcagTGTTCACACGAAAGTCATGGAGAAATTTGAGGCGGTGTCAGTGGAAATAACTAATTACATGAAAAAAAGTGAAGAAAACGAAAACAAATTCATGAAAATTGAGGAAGAGAAGGCCAACGCATTGAAAGAAACAGCTCAAGACAATAAAGAACCCAAAAAGGCTTTCGTTGCCATTAACCCGTAA